The following proteins come from a genomic window of Aequorivita marisscotiae:
- a CDS encoding 3-hydroxyacyl-CoA dehydrogenase NAD-binding domain-containing protein, protein MGAGIAQVAATAGCSVKLYDTKTEALEKAEADLNKIMDRLVEKGKINSKEKQRIQTNIKYVNSLKELKDSDLTIEAIVENLDIKKNVFSTLEKFVSDDCIIASNTSSLSIASIASSLQKPERCIGIHFFNPAPLMKLVEVIPSIQTSVETLKISVETIKDWGKTVAVAKDTPGFIVNRVARPFYGEALRIYEEGIASFSEIDKAMKEIGGFRMGPFELMDFIGNDVNYTVTETVFKAFYFDPRYKPSFTQKRFAEAGYLGRKSGKGYYDYSKNVTPSAVEGSLSSEKSIQIFDRILVMLINEAADALFWNIASGEDIDNAMTKGVNYPKGLLSWADEKGIDWCVKKMDELYNEYHEDRYRCSPLLRKMKNSGSSFFD, encoded by the coding sequence ATGGGCGCAGGTATTGCACAAGTAGCTGCCACCGCAGGTTGCTCAGTGAAATTATACGATACCAAAACGGAAGCTTTGGAAAAAGCCGAAGCAGATTTAAATAAAATTATGGATCGGTTGGTTGAAAAAGGAAAAATCAATTCCAAAGAAAAACAGCGAATTCAAACTAATATAAAATACGTTAATTCGCTAAAGGAATTAAAAGATTCCGATTTAACCATTGAAGCGATTGTTGAAAACCTGGACATCAAAAAAAATGTGTTTTCAACACTTGAAAAGTTTGTAAGCGACGATTGTATAATTGCCTCGAACACATCGTCGCTTTCCATTGCATCAATTGCTTCATCACTTCAAAAACCGGAGCGCTGCATCGGGATACACTTTTTTAATCCCGCGCCATTGATGAAATTGGTCGAGGTAATTCCATCTATTCAAACTTCGGTAGAAACACTGAAAATTTCAGTTGAAACTATTAAAGATTGGGGAAAAACCGTTGCCGTAGCGAAAGATACACCCGGATTTATAGTAAATAGGGTTGCACGACCATTTTATGGGGAAGCACTTCGTATTTATGAAGAAGGAATTGCTTCGTTTTCTGAAATAGATAAAGCAATGAAAGAAATCGGTGGCTTCAGAATGGGCCCTTTTGAATTGATGGATTTCATCGGAAATGATGTGAACTATACGGTAACCGAAACTGTCTTTAAAGCGTTCTATTTCGATCCACGCTACAAACCCTCTTTCACCCAAAAGCGTTTTGCTGAAGCTGGATACTTGGGAAGAAAAAGCGGAAAAGGGTATTATGATTATTCGAAGAATGTCACCCCGAGCGCAGTCGAAGGGTCTTTGTCTTCTGAAAAATCTATACAAATTTTTGATCGTATTCTTGTAATGCTAATAAACGAGGCTGCCGACGCGCTTTTTTGGAACATAGCATCCGGAGAAGATATTGACAACGCGATGACAAAAGGCGTAAATTATCCGAAGGGATTATTGAGCTGGGCAGATGAAAAAGGAATTGATTGGTGCGTTAAAAAAATGGACGAACTTTACAATGAATACCACGAAGACCGCTATCGTTGTTCACCTTTGTTGCGGAAAATGAAAAATTCAGGTAGTAGTTTTTTTGACTAA
- a CDS encoding PaaI family thioesterase, with protein sequence MEGKKIPHKMLSQDAFSSWLGIEILECEVGSVKVGLTIRKEMLNSMNKAHGGIAYSLADTAFGFAANTHGKYAVSIETSINHIEALNEGDYLTAQSVIEKVGNKLGFNIVEVKRGDKLVALFKGVVYRTSKAWE encoded by the coding sequence ATGGAAGGAAAGAAAATACCACACAAAATGTTAAGTCAAGATGCGTTTAGCAGTTGGTTGGGAATAGAGATTCTAGAATGTGAGGTTGGAAGTGTAAAAGTTGGATTGACGATCCGAAAGGAAATGCTCAACAGCATGAACAAAGCCCACGGTGGGATTGCATATTCATTAGCTGACACTGCCTTCGGCTTTGCCGCAAATACCCACGGAAAATACGCGGTATCTATTGAAACATCCATCAATCATATTGAAGCGTTGAATGAGGGTGATTATCTAACAGCCCAATCCGTAATTGAGAAAGTAGGGAATAAATTAGGGTTTAATATTGTTGAAGTAAAACGCGGCGATAAGCTAGTGGCACTTTTCAAAGGTGTTGTTTATAGAACCAGTAAGGCTTGGGAATAG
- the paaZ gene encoding phenylacetic acid degradation bifunctional protein PaaZ, which yields MKLQNYILGTWVTGTGEGVPMHDAITGEIIALSDTEGLDFAEILQYGRTKGGEVLRKMTFQERGNMLKSLALHLVKKKADFYEISYRTGATKVDSWIDIEGGFGNLFANASLRKLFPNQSYHVEGDPIDLSRGGRFMAHHIMVPKRGVAIHINAFNFPVWGMLEKCAVNWMAGVPAVVKPATNTSFLTEAVVREIIASKILPEGALQLITGSARTILDSVESQDVVTFTGSATTGRLLKSHKRIIEEAVPFTMEADSLNASVLGEDAKPGTPEFDLFIKEVRNEMTVKCGQKCTAIRRVIVPENLVEDVQIALGRALSKVTIGDPRLKEVRMGSLVSLDQVKEVRERVQELSKTASIVYGHLDKIEVIGADAKKGAFLAPILLREDNPFKNLSVHETEAFGPVSTIMPYKNLDEAITLAQMGKGSLVSSIATNDDNIAKEYVINAASHHGRILVLNRESAKESTGHGSPLPSLVHGGPGRAGGGEEMGGMRGIKHYLQRTAIQGSPTTLTEITGIYQANAKYKEAEQHPFKYHWEDIKPGMSLKTHKRTLTDSDIISFANLTWDHFYAHTDITSLDGSIFEKRTAHGYFIIAAAAGLFVYPNKGPVAANYGLEDCRFLRPLYHNDTIYVRLTCKQKVDRDVASAEHPSGIVKWFVEVFDAEDELVALATILTMVQKKQETFVEMTDEKIQESLNKLSEDSKPKWGIMTPQHMLEHLEYTYKIASGKIQDFEVATPEKILEKVHASLYNYDKFPRNSNFPQLEKDTLDKLKHPDLATAKEKFLEEREAYKNYFKENPDAKLNNLVFGEMNRYEWYLLERKHLNHHFEQFGII from the coding sequence ATGAAATTACAAAACTACATACTCGGAACTTGGGTTACTGGCACAGGCGAAGGCGTACCAATGCACGATGCCATTACTGGTGAAATCATTGCACTTTCGGATACCGAAGGTCTCGATTTTGCCGAAATCCTGCAATATGGAAGAACAAAAGGAGGAGAGGTACTTCGGAAAATGACGTTTCAGGAGCGCGGAAATATGTTAAAATCCTTAGCGCTGCATTTGGTGAAAAAGAAAGCCGATTTTTATGAAATAAGCTACCGAACCGGCGCCACAAAAGTTGATAGTTGGATCGATATTGAAGGCGGTTTCGGCAACCTTTTTGCCAACGCTTCCCTTCGGAAATTATTTCCGAACCAATCCTACCACGTTGAAGGCGATCCTATAGATTTGTCAAGAGGCGGTCGTTTTATGGCGCATCATATAATGGTGCCAAAACGCGGGGTTGCCATTCATATAAATGCGTTTAATTTCCCGGTTTGGGGAATGTTGGAAAAATGTGCGGTAAACTGGATGGCGGGTGTGCCAGCGGTGGTAAAACCAGCTACAAATACTTCCTTTTTAACTGAAGCCGTAGTTCGTGAAATAATTGCTTCCAAAATTTTGCCCGAAGGCGCCTTGCAATTGATTACAGGTTCGGCTAGAACTATCTTAGACAGTGTTGAATCACAGGATGTGGTTACATTTACAGGTTCTGCAACTACGGGAAGATTGCTAAAATCGCATAAAAGAATTATTGAAGAAGCCGTACCATTTACAATGGAAGCCGATAGTTTAAACGCTTCGGTTTTAGGTGAAGATGCTAAACCCGGAACCCCCGAATTTGATCTCTTTATAAAAGAAGTCCGAAATGAAATGACGGTAAAATGCGGCCAAAAATGTACCGCCATCCGTCGTGTAATCGTTCCTGAAAACTTAGTTGAAGATGTGCAAATTGCCCTTGGGAGGGCCCTTTCAAAAGTAACCATTGGCGATCCGCGTTTAAAGGAAGTGCGAATGGGCTCTTTGGTAAGTTTAGATCAAGTAAAAGAAGTCCGTGAGCGTGTGCAGGAATTGTCAAAAACTGCAAGTATCGTTTATGGCCATTTAGATAAAATAGAAGTAATTGGCGCCGATGCAAAAAAAGGTGCTTTCTTGGCTCCTATTCTACTTCGTGAAGATAATCCGTTTAAGAATTTGTCGGTTCACGAAACTGAAGCATTTGGACCGGTGAGCACAATTATGCCGTACAAAAATTTAGATGAAGCCATTACTTTGGCGCAAATGGGGAAAGGTTCATTAGTTTCTTCCATAGCAACCAACGACGACAATATTGCTAAGGAATATGTAATTAATGCAGCTTCGCATCACGGCCGTATTTTGGTGTTAAACCGCGAAAGTGCCAAGGAAAGTACAGGCCACGGTTCGCCATTGCCAAGTTTGGTCCATGGCGGTCCGGGACGTGCGGGTGGCGGTGAGGAAATGGGCGGAATGCGCGGAATAAAGCATTATTTGCAACGAACTGCAATTCAAGGTTCGCCAACTACCTTAACCGAAATCACCGGAATTTATCAAGCAAATGCCAAATATAAAGAGGCAGAACAGCACCCCTTTAAATATCACTGGGAAGATATAAAACCCGGAATGTCGCTAAAAACACACAAGCGCACGTTAACGGATTCAGATATTATAAGTTTTGCAAATCTTACGTGGGATCATTTTTATGCACATACGGATATCACCTCGCTCGACGGAAGTATTTTTGAAAAGCGCACTGCTCACGGATATTTTATCATCGCGGCGGCAGCGGGACTTTTCGTTTATCCGAACAAAGGGCCGGTTGCAGCAAATTACGGCTTGGAAGACTGTCGTTTTTTGCGCCCGCTATATCATAACGATACAATTTATGTACGGTTAACGTGCAAGCAAAAAGTAGATCGCGACGTAGCTTCGGCTGAACACCCCAGCGGAATCGTAAAATGGTTTGTGGAGGTTTTTGATGCTGAAGATGAATTGGTTGCTTTGGCTACAATTCTCACCATGGTTCAAAAGAAGCAAGAAACCTTTGTTGAAATGACCGATGAAAAAATTCAGGAATCGTTGAATAAATTATCCGAAGATTCCAAGCCCAAGTGGGGCATTATGACGCCCCAACATATGTTGGAACATTTGGAATATACCTATAAAATTGCTTCGGGAAAAATTCAGGATTTTGAAGTTGCGACGCCAGAAAAGATTTTGGAAAAAGTACACGCGAGCCTTTACAATTACGATAAATTTCCGCGAAACTCGAATTTTCCGCAATTGGAAAAAGATACTTTAGATAAACTGAAACATCCCGATTTAGCAACGGCGAAAGAGAAATTTCTGGAAGAACGGGAAGCATATAAAAACTATTTCAAAGAAAATCCCGATGCCAAATTGAACAATCTGGTTTTTGGCGAAATGAATCGCTACGAGTGGTATTTACTGGAGCGAAAACATTTGAACCATCATTTTGAACAGTTTGGAATAATTTAA
- a CDS encoding ribbon-helix-helix domain-containing protein, with protein MATFTSSLPDDLLENLSKMAKELKMPKNRIIEKALQLYLDELNKAQYIKSFKRASQDKEVMAMAEEGIADYFRMLQEYDEK; from the coding sequence ATGGCAACATTCACATCATCTTTACCGGACGATCTTCTCGAAAATCTTTCGAAAATGGCCAAAGAGCTTAAAATGCCGAAGAATAGAATTATCGAAAAGGCTTTACAGCTATACCTCGATGAACTTAATAAAGCTCAATATATTAAGTCTTTTAAACGTGCTTCGCAGGATAAAGAGGTAATGGCAATGGCAGAGGAAGGAATTGCAGACTATTTCAGGATGCTTCAGGAATATGACGAAAAATGA
- a CDS encoding enoyl-CoA hydratase/isomerase family protein encodes MEQPYVNIKTENKIATIEFFHPAHNSLPGDLLSKLANTITEAGNNDEVKVIILKSGGDRTFCAGASFNELISINDAETGKVFFSGFANVINAMRKCPKFIIGRIQGKTVGGGVGVASATDYCMATKFAAIKLSELNVGIGPFVVGPAVERKLGTSGFSQIAIDANSFYDAEWARQKGLYNQVFDSLEELDEAVQKFAENLCNYNPEAMAEMKKVFWSGTENWDELLAERAVISGRLVLSEFTKHTLKKFGES; translated from the coding sequence TTGGAACAACCATACGTAAACATAAAAACCGAAAACAAAATTGCAACCATCGAATTCTTCCATCCAGCACACAATAGTTTGCCGGGAGATTTGTTGTCGAAACTCGCAAATACAATAACTGAAGCTGGTAACAATGACGAAGTAAAAGTTATCATCCTGAAAAGTGGCGGCGACAGAACTTTTTGTGCCGGCGCAAGCTTTAATGAACTTATAAGTATTAATGATGCCGAAACTGGAAAAGTATTTTTCAGTGGATTCGCAAACGTCATAAACGCAATGCGAAAATGCCCAAAATTCATCATCGGAAGAATACAAGGGAAAACCGTTGGCGGGGGCGTAGGCGTTGCTTCGGCTACAGATTATTGTATGGCCACAAAATTTGCCGCAATTAAATTAAGCGAATTAAATGTGGGAATTGGCCCATTTGTGGTTGGTCCTGCCGTTGAACGCAAATTGGGAACAAGCGGTTTCAGCCAAATTGCAATTGATGCAAATTCCTTTTACGACGCCGAATGGGCCCGCCAAAAAGGATTGTACAATCAGGTTTTTGATTCTTTGGAGGAATTGGATGAAGCGGTTCAAAAATTTGCTGAAAATCTTTGCAATTATAATCCAGAAGCGATGGCGGAAATGAAAAAAGTATTTTGGAGCGGCACAGAAAATTGGGATGAATTACTTGCGGAACGTGCCGTGATTTCCGGAAGATTGGTGCTTTCGGAATTTACGAAACATACATTAAAGAAGTTTGGTGAAAGTTAG
- the pcaF gene encoding 3-oxoadipyl-CoA thiolase, protein MEAYIIDGIRTPIGSYQGTLSAVRTDDLAALVIAEIVKRNPNIPKEAYDDVILGCANQAGEDNRNVARMASLLAGLPVTVPGETVNRLCSSGLSAIIHANRAIKAGDGDLFISGGVENMTRGPYVVAKPSKAFGTDAKMYDSSFGWRFVNPKMAEMYGTDGMGNTAENLVEKHNISREDQDAFAFNSQMKAAKAQQNGRLAKEIVPVEIPQRKKDPIIFKDDEFIRPDSTKEILAKLRPAFKKDGSVTAGNSSGLNDGAAATIIASEEAVKKYNLKPIARIVSSAVVGVEPRIMGIGPVEASNKALEKAGLKMEDMDVIELNEAFASQALACIREWGLKDDDPRINPNGGSIAIGHPLGVTGARLAYSAALELQLQNKKYALITMCVGVGQGYAAIIENVNL, encoded by the coding sequence ATGGAAGCATATATAATTGATGGAATAAGAACGCCAATAGGCAGTTATCAAGGAACGCTAAGTGCTGTTAGAACAGATGATTTGGCGGCTTTGGTAATTGCCGAAATTGTAAAACGCAATCCAAACATCCCAAAAGAAGCATATGACGATGTAATTCTCGGTTGCGCAAACCAAGCGGGGGAAGATAACCGAAACGTGGCCCGAATGGCGTCACTTTTGGCAGGTTTGCCGGTAACCGTTCCCGGTGAAACGGTAAATAGACTCTGCAGCAGCGGCCTTTCAGCAATTATTCACGCCAACCGTGCGATAAAAGCTGGCGATGGCGACCTTTTTATCTCGGGTGGCGTTGAAAATATGACTCGTGGCCCATATGTAGTTGCTAAACCTTCAAAAGCTTTCGGAACCGATGCAAAAATGTACGACTCCAGTTTTGGCTGGCGTTTCGTAAATCCTAAAATGGCCGAAATGTACGGTACGGACGGGATGGGAAATACAGCTGAAAATTTGGTTGAAAAGCATAATATTTCTCGGGAAGACCAAGATGCTTTCGCCTTTAATTCGCAAATGAAGGCTGCAAAGGCGCAACAAAATGGGCGTTTGGCAAAGGAAATTGTTCCAGTTGAAATTCCGCAGCGAAAAAAAGACCCAATAATTTTTAAGGATGACGAGTTTATTCGCCCAGACTCCACAAAAGAGATTTTGGCCAAATTGCGTCCAGCCTTTAAAAAAGATGGGAGTGTTACCGCCGGAAATTCTTCAGGATTAAATGATGGTGCAGCGGCAACGATTATCGCTTCGGAAGAGGCAGTAAAAAAATACAATTTAAAACCGATTGCTAGAATTGTTTCTTCCGCCGTTGTTGGAGTCGAACCGCGAATTATGGGCATTGGTCCCGTGGAAGCTTCTAATAAAGCACTCGAAAAAGCAGGTTTAAAAATGGAAGACATGGACGTGATTGAGCTGAACGAGGCTTTTGCTTCCCAAGCGTTAGCATGCATTCGCGAATGGGGGTTGAAAGATGATGACCCACGTATTAATCCTAATGGCGGTTCCATCGCCATCGGGCACCCACTCGGTGTTACGGGAGCGCGACTTGCATATTCCGCAGCTTTGGAACTTCAACTTCAGAATAAAAAATACGCTTTAATTACAATGTGTGTAGGCGTGGGGCAAGGTTATGCTGCCATTATTGAAAATGTAAACCTATAA
- the ypfJ gene encoding KPN_02809 family neutral zinc metallopeptidase — MKWKGRRKSGNLDDRRGMSGKGKLVAGGGVVALIVIALQIFGGETGQQLAPLVEQIGGSQSLQQTEQRELTAQEKEMGDFMATVLADTENVWNQIFSQNNIGDYKEPTMVLFTDAVSTACGNASSASGPFYCPADQKVYMDLAFFDELKTRFGAKGGDFAIAYVTAHEIGHHVQTLVGTSQKVRQLQQQNRNAANQLSVALELQADFYAGLWAHHNQEYLEEGDIEEALSAANAVGDDAIQKRTQGDVVPDSFTHGSSEQRMKWFMKGYKTGDINQGDTFSELLN, encoded by the coding sequence ATGAAATGGAAAGGTAGAAGAAAAAGCGGTAATTTAGACGACCGCCGTGGAATGAGCGGCAAAGGAAAACTAGTTGCCGGTGGTGGTGTGGTTGCACTCATTGTGATCGCACTGCAGATTTTTGGAGGTGAAACAGGCCAACAACTAGCCCCCTTGGTTGAACAAATAGGAGGCAGTCAATCGTTGCAGCAAACTGAGCAAAGAGAACTTACTGCACAAGAAAAGGAAATGGGCGATTTTATGGCTACGGTATTAGCTGACACTGAAAATGTTTGGAACCAGATCTTTAGCCAAAACAATATCGGCGATTATAAAGAACCTACAATGGTTTTGTTTACAGATGCCGTAAGCACTGCCTGCGGAAATGCAAGTTCTGCCTCGGGACCGTTTTACTGCCCCGCAGATCAAAAAGTGTATATGGATTTGGCGTTTTTTGATGAATTAAAAACCCGATTTGGTGCTAAAGGTGGCGACTTTGCGATTGCTTATGTAACCGCTCATGAAATTGGCCATCATGTACAAACTTTGGTGGGCACTTCACAAAAAGTACGGCAATTGCAACAACAAAATAGAAACGCCGCCAACCAACTTTCAGTTGCGTTAGAACTTCAAGCAGATTTTTACGCAGGCCTTTGGGCACATCACAATCAAGAATATTTGGAAGAAGGTGATATTGAAGAAGCATTAAGCGCCGCAAATGCTGTTGGTGATGATGCCATTCAAAAAAGAACACAGGGCGATGTGGTGCCAGATAGTTTTACCCACGGAAGCTCCGAACAACGCATGAAATGGTTTATGAAAGGTTATAAAACGGGCGATATAAATCAAGGCGATACCTTTTCGGAACTATTGAATTAA
- a CDS encoding four helix bundle protein encodes MALKNNFRKLAIWQNARKLVSETYIFTSKFPKSEIYGLSNQLQRCSISIASNIAEGSARNSDKHFIQYLESALGSSFEWETQLICAYDLQYIDNITFEENLQTIQKLQAMISNFKNTLN; translated from the coding sequence ATGGCATTAAAGAATAATTTTAGAAAATTGGCAATATGGCAGAATGCTAGGAAGCTTGTGAGTGAAACCTATATTTTTACTTCCAAATTTCCTAAATCTGAAATTTATGGTCTTTCTAATCAATTACAGCGTTGTTCAATTTCTATCGCCTCAAATATTGCGGAGGGTTCTGCCAGAAATTCTGATAAACATTTCATTCAGTATTTAGAATCTGCATTGGGTTCTTCATTTGAATGGGAAACTCAATTAATTTGTGCGTATGATTTGCAATATATTGACAATATTACATTTGAAGAAAATTTACAAACAATACAAAAATTGCAGGCAATGATTTCAAATTTTAAAAATACATTGAACTAA
- the paaD gene encoding 1,2-phenylacetyl-CoA epoxidase subunit PaaD translates to MTLTEEPNIQENLISVLKTVSDPEIPVLSVLDLGVIREAVEVNGNVQIKLTPTYSGCPAMDVIADDLKAAFSKIGKKTEVELVLSPAWSTDWISEEGLQKMEEYGIARPLSESHDKDVLLGDKKLVKCPQCGSTSTHLVSQFGSTACKALFKCDDCHEPFDYFKCLK, encoded by the coding sequence ATGACACTTACAGAAGAACCAAACATACAAGAAAATTTAATTTCAGTTCTGAAAACCGTTTCAGACCCTGAGATTCCTGTGCTTTCGGTTTTGGATTTGGGTGTAATTCGCGAAGCTGTTGAAGTGAATGGAAACGTTCAAATAAAACTTACACCCACCTATTCCGGGTGCCCAGCAATGGATGTTATTGCAGACGATTTAAAAGCTGCTTTTTCTAAAATAGGAAAAAAGACAGAAGTTGAATTGGTGCTTTCCCCAGCGTGGTCCACGGATTGGATTAGTGAAGAAGGGCTTCAGAAAATGGAGGAATACGGTATTGCGCGTCCGCTTTCAGAGTCGCACGATAAAGATGTTTTGTTGGGCGATAAAAAATTGGTAAAATGCCCGCAATGCGGAAGTACAAGCACACATTTAGTGAGTCAATTTGGTTCAACAGCCTGTAAAGCACTGTTTAAATGTGACGATTGCCACGAACCGTTTGATTATTTTAAATGTTTGAAATAA
- a CDS encoding four helix bundle protein — MVPNQLEDRLIKFAVEVILMCKHINGSFAAEHLTKQLIRSSTSVALNYGEARSAESSRDFLHKMKISLKELRESFVNMKIQRGANLITNVQIIDRLLIENNELISIFVASIKTASQKNNIQ, encoded by the coding sequence ATGGTTCCAAATCAACTTGAAGATAGATTAATCAAATTTGCCGTTGAAGTTATTTTAATGTGCAAACATATTAACGGTTCATTTGCTGCGGAGCATCTTACAAAACAACTTATCCGTTCCAGCACATCTGTTGCGTTGAATTATGGCGAAGCAAGAAGTGCCGAATCTTCAAGAGATTTTCTACATAAAATGAAAATTTCTTTAAAAGAATTGAGAGAGTCATTCGTTAATATGAAAATTCAAAGGGGCGCGAATTTGATAACAAATGTTCAAATAATAGATAGGCTACTGATTGAAAATAATGAATTAATCTCAATTTTTGTAGCTAGTATAAAAACGGCATCACAAAAAAATAATATTCAATAA
- a CDS encoding enoyl-CoA hydratase-related protein, which translates to MNKSITTQIENKVATLTLNRPEVFNSFNREMALLLQDELDNCEKNPEVRAIIIIGSGKAFCAGQDLKEVTSPELNPGFKKILEEHYNPIIQRIRNIEKPIIGAINGVAAGAGANIALACDVVIASENASFIQAFSKIGLVPDSAGTFFLPRLIGFQKASALMMLGDKVSAQDAEKLGMVYKVVSSENFSEEVKIIANTMANMPTKALGLTKRLLNNSMQNNLEEQLNLESKLQIEAAQSEDYAEGVDAFVNKRKPNFRGK; encoded by the coding sequence GTGAATAAAAGCATAACCACCCAAATAGAAAATAAAGTAGCTACATTAACCCTTAATCGCCCCGAAGTTTTTAACAGCTTCAATCGCGAAATGGCGCTGTTGCTTCAAGATGAATTGGACAATTGTGAAAAAAATCCAGAAGTCCGCGCTATAATTATCATCGGCAGCGGAAAAGCGTTTTGTGCAGGGCAGGATTTAAAGGAAGTAACTTCCCCCGAATTAAATCCAGGTTTTAAAAAAATTCTCGAAGAACATTACAATCCCATTATTCAAAGAATTCGGAATATTGAAAAACCAATTATTGGCGCAATCAATGGAGTTGCGGCTGGAGCAGGTGCAAATATTGCCTTAGCTTGCGATGTGGTAATTGCTTCCGAAAATGCAAGTTTTATTCAGGCATTCAGTAAAATCGGTTTGGTGCCGGACAGCGCGGGAACCTTCTTTTTACCGCGATTGATCGGTTTTCAAAAGGCTTCGGCGTTAATGATGCTGGGCGACAAAGTTTCTGCCCAAGATGCTGAAAAGCTTGGAATGGTTTACAAAGTTGTCTCCTCAGAGAACTTTTCAGAAGAAGTAAAAATCATTGCAAATACGATGGCGAATATGCCAACAAAAGCATTGGGGTTAACGAAGCGTTTGTTAAATAATTCCATGCAAAATAATTTAGAAGAACAGTTGAATTTGGAAAGCAAACTTCAAATTGAAGCCGCCCAAAGCGAAGATTATGCAGAAGGAGTTGATGCGTTTGTGAATAAAAGAAAACCGAATTTCAGAGGAAAGTGA
- a CDS encoding transferase hexapeptide repeat family protein has translation MIYSFKGHIPVIHESSFVHPLAAVTGNVIIGKNCYIGPGAAIRGDWGEIILKDGVNVQENCTIHMFPGKSIVLKESAHVGHGAIIHGANLGRNCLIGMNSVIMDDAEIGDECIVGAMSFVKAETKFPKRKLIVGNPAKAIKDISDEMIAWKTAGTRLYQQLPNDCHESLREVEPLREIPKNRPVQEDFYKTLEEFRIKNQE, from the coding sequence ATGATCTACAGTTTCAAAGGCCATATTCCAGTAATCCACGAAAGCAGTTTCGTCCACCCGTTGGCGGCGGTAACCGGCAATGTGATTATTGGAAAAAACTGCTATATCGGTCCCGGTGCGGCAATTCGCGGCGATTGGGGTGAGATTATTCTCAAAGATGGCGTGAATGTGCAAGAAAATTGTACCATTCATATGTTTCCCGGAAAAAGTATTGTGTTGAAGGAAAGCGCGCACGTGGGCCACGGTGCCATAATTCACGGAGCAAATTTGGGCAGAAACTGCTTGATTGGAATGAATAGCGTAATTATGGACGATGCCGAAATTGGAGATGAATGTATTGTTGGTGCCATGAGTTTTGTAAAAGCGGAAACAAAATTTCCAAAACGGAAATTAATAGTTGGTAATCCTGCAAAAGCTATAAAGGATATTTCAGATGAAATGATTGCATGGAAAACAGCTGGAACAAGATTGTACCAACAATTACCCAATGATTGCCACGAAAGTTTGCGGGAAGTGGAACCGTTACGGGAAATTCCGAAGAACCGACCCGTTCAGGAAGATTTTTATAAAACTTTGGAAGAATTTAGAATCAAGAACCAAGAGTAA
- a CDS encoding type II toxin-antitoxin system PemK/MazF family toxin, with protein sequence MRQGEIWNVYFDPVKGSEQSGNRPAVIISGNALNMHLDVIIVCPLSSSVHHFKGNPILRPNPENGLTSISEVMVFHVRSISKERFKKKVGYIDKAYISEIKNTLNDLLKY encoded by the coding sequence ATGAGACAGGGAGAAATCTGGAATGTATATTTTGACCCTGTAAAAGGTAGCGAGCAATCTGGCAACAGACCCGCCGTAATTATTAGTGGAAATGCACTAAATATGCATCTCGATGTCATAATTGTTTGTCCGTTATCCTCGTCTGTACATCATTTTAAAGGCAACCCAATCTTACGGCCTAACCCCGAAAATGGACTCACTTCAATTTCGGAAGTAATGGTTTTTCATGTTCGGTCAATCTCGAAGGAACGTTTCAAAAAGAAGGTTGGTTATATTGACAAAGCTTATATTTCTGAAATTAAAAACACTCTAAACGATTTATTAAAATATTAG